In Nostoc piscinale CENA21, the genomic stretch GAAGGGAAATTAGAGAAGGAAATTGAACAAGAATTTCCGGGAGAATTACACCGTTGGCGGACTGTGCCGGCTGAGGTACAAATGCCAGAAGGTGAGAATCTACAACAGGTGTGGGAACGTAGCGTTGTTGCGTGGCAATCTATTGTGCAAACCGCATTAGATAATCAACTCAAAACGGGATTAGTAGTGGCTCACGATGCGACTAATAAAACCTTGCTTTGTCATATTCTCGGTTTAACCGCAGAAAACTTTTGGAATTTCCGCCAAGGTAATGGCGCAGTTAGCGTAATTGACTATCCTAATGGACTCGATGGTTTTCCGGTATTACAAGCAATGAATATCACGGCTCATTTGGGTGGTGGTGTTCTCGATAAAACCGCAGCTGGAGCATTATAAAACAGGGAGGAGTCAAGAGTCAGAATTGAGGTAATAAATTAGGTGTGAATAGTCAAACCTAAATACTCATAACTCTTAACTCCTGACTTGTCACTCCCAAAGTATGATTTTTATGACTGAACTTTTACAACAAGTACGAGTAATTGATCCGGTTGCTGGCACTGACCAAATAGCAGATGTTTTGATAGCTGATGGTCATATTCAAGCTGTAGCTGCACAAATTTCGGAAATTGGTACTGATACTCAAGTTAGAGACTGTCAGGGATTAGTTTTAGGAACTGGGTTAGTAGATTTATATAGTCACTCTGGCGAACCAGGGTTTGAAGACAGAGAAACTTTATCTTCTTTGTTGCAAGCGGCTGCGGCTGGCGGCTTTACCAGAATTGGAATTTTACCGGATACATCTCCAGCTATTGATCATCCGGCGCTGGTGGCGCAGTTGCAGAAGATGAGAAGCGCATCTCCCCTGCTCCCCTGCTCCTCTGCTCCCCTGCTTAATATTTGGGGTGCAGTTACTTTAGATGTGGCGGGAAAGCAGATGACGGAGTTGGCTGATTTGGCGGCTGCGGGAGTGGTGGGTTTTACTGATAGTCATCCGTTGGATAATTTGGGGTTGGTGCGGCGAGTGCTGGAATATGTACAGCCGTTGGGTAAACCTGTAGCTTTTTGGCCTTGCGATCGCCAGCTTACCTCTAATGGGGTCATGCGTGAAGGGGTAGATGCGTTGCGTTTTGGTTTACCACCAGTTCCTGCCAGTGCCGAAACAACTGCGATCGCCTCTTTGTTAGAATTAGTGGCGGCGACTGGTAATTTGCAAGTTCATATTATGCGTGTCTCTACGGCGCGGAGTGTGGAATTAATCGCGGCTGCTAAGGCTGCTGGTTTACCCATCACCGCCAGCACTACTTGGATGCACTTGTTATTGGACACTACATCTATTCAAAGTTACGATACCAGTTTGCATTTAGCTCCGCCTTTGGGTAATCCTAGCGATTTAAAAGCTTTGCGTGAGGGTGTCCGCACGGGGGTAATTGATGCGATCGCGATCGACCACGCAGCTTATACTTATGAAGAAAAAGTCCAGGCTTTTGCCGAAGCACCAGCAGGAGCAGTTGGTTTAGAATTAGCTCTACCTTTGTTGTGGCAAAATCTGGTGGTAACTGGAGAATTTACAGCTTTAGAATTGTGGCAAGCTTTAAGCACTAATCCCGCAAAATGTTTGGCACAGGAATTAAGTACATTGACGGCTAATCAAAAGGCTGAATTAACTTTGTTTGATCCTTCGCAAACATGGAAAATAGAAAGGAAAAATTTACATACACTTTCGAGTAATACACCTTGGTTGGGGCAAGAATTACAAGGTAGGGTGTTACAAATTTGGTGTTGAATTAATTTTGGCAGTTTTGGCGATCGCGCGGATGGGTAGGTGTTTAAATAAACATCTCTCTTTTTTGTCCCTTTGTCTACCTTGTCTTCCTTGTTCACATACCAAACAGGACTGCTATACTCTAGACTTAACAACTTACACCACAATTAATTTTGAGCTTTTATAGACGGAACTCCTTGAATTGTGTCTAAAAAATCAGCTCAAAAATCTTGAATTTTTTTAATGTGTATACAGAATATAAGAGAGACATTTTAGATGTTGTGCAGCGTTAATTAATATCACCAGATTTGTGGAGGTAAAGAAATGGCAAGGATAACTATCTCAGACCTTTATCCTAGTAGTGATGAACAGTATATTACTGAACTAACTGCTGGAGAAGCCACAAAGGTGGAAGCAGGTGCAAGCTCAAGTTTTATCACAATTGACACGAACGACCTCATAAAAACGCAGCAAAATATTAATAGTATTCTGCGGGATGTGTCAGTAGAACTAGAACAAACAATTTCTAACTTGCAACAACAACAACAACAACCTAACAACCGCTATGGTCAAAGATCACGGTATGGAGGTTACTACACTGATTATTGATTTTGGGTGAATTGATATCAACATGCTAGTAGCTCATTTATTCTTGATGATCGTGTGCTATGACTTGTATTAGTCTGAAAGCGCACGATTTTCTGTTTCAATAATTAGCGCATTGATAAAAAATTGATAGACTTACAGCGTATTGTGGGTAAATGAAGCACAAGCTTAAAACCCAAAATCATGTAGAGATGTTACATATAAAGTCTCTATAAATATACAAACTGCTGTATATCCCCAACTTATTTGATAAGTTGGGGATTTTTTGTTGATAAATCATTTACTACCATTCTAAGCAGGTTTTAATTATTTATCGAAATATAATTCAAGAGCAATACAGCAGGCTTTAGCATTTATAATTTTTGAATTATGACTTGCTATGCAAATTATTCCTATTTCAGACAAGCCAATATATCTCACTAATATTCTTAATAGACGTAAGACATTTATTTATGTCTTTTGAATGGCATTTTCAGCGTTGACTTTTACAGTTTGCCTAAATAAAAATGGCAGTAACAGTTAAGCCAAACAAAGCTTAATTGCCTGCAAAAACTACTTGACGACAAGCAACTGTATTAGGAGTAAATAATGGCTAATATCACTCTTTCGGAATTAAATGCTGCTGGTTCTCAATTGTTCCAAGATTCCGAAAGCTTTTTGAATGACCTCAGCGATGTTGATGCGATCGCTGGTGGTTCTGGCTATGGCTATGGCTATGGTTACGACGGCTTTGGATTAAATAAGTTGATTGAAGGATTTGTTGATGTTTATGCTATTCAACATGTCTATGGCATAGCTAAATCCTTCAGCCACGGCGGCTACGGTGTCTCCGCCTATTAATAGCTTTGTAATTTACTACTAAGCTATCTTTCTGTAATTTACTACTAAGCTATCTTTCGCATTATAGTTAAGCGAAAGATAGCTTAAATCCCGGCACAAATTATCAAATGTCAGTAAGCTTTTGAGGATAAAATCATGGCAAATATCACTCTTTCGGAATTAAATGCTGCTGGTTCTCAATTGTTCCAAGATTCTGAAAGCTTTCTCAATGAACTAAGCGAAGTTGATGCGATCGCTACACATGGTGCTGATAGTAACTCTAATAGTTATATTAGCGACTTTTACGGATTCAATAAATTGATTGAAGGATTTGTTGATGTTTATGCTATTCAACATGTCTATGGCATAGCTAAATCCTTCAGCCACGGCGGCTACAGTAACTCTGCCTACTAATAGCGTTGTAATTTACTACTAAGCTATCTTTCGCATTATAGTTAAGCGAAAGATAGCTTAAATCCCGGCACAAATTATCAAATGTCAGCAAGCTTTTGAGGATAAAATCATGGCAAATATCACTCTTTCAGAATTAAATGCTGCTGGTTCTCAATTGTTCCAAGATTCTGAAAGCTTTCTCAATGAACTAAGCGAAGTTGATGCGATCGCTACACATGGTGCTGATAGTAACTCCAATAGTTATGTTAGCGACTTTTACGGATTCAATAAATTGATTGAAGGATTTGTTGGTGTCTATGCTATCCAACATATCTATGGCATAGCTAAATCCTTCAGCCACGGTGGCAACTATATCTCTGCTGCCTAGTAATAGCTTTGTAATTTACTACTAAGCTATCTTTCTCTCTTATGTGAAAGATAGCTTAAATCCCAGCACAAATTATCGCTTTTGAGGATAAAATCATGGCGAATATCACTCTTTCAGAATTAAATGCTGTTGGTTCTCAATTGTTCCAAGATTCTGAAAGCTTTCTCAATGAACTAAGCGAAGTTGATGCGATCGCTGCACATGGTGCTGATAGTAACTCCAATAGTTATATTAGCGACTTTTACGGATTCAATAAATTGATTGAAGGATTTGTTGATGTCTATGCTATTCAACATGTCTATGGCATAGCTAAATCCTTCAGCCACGGCGGCTACTACTAATAGCTTTGTAGTTAAATACTAATTCTCTGTAAAAATGTAATGTATCAGCCTGCATTTGATACTATCAGGTATTCATGTAGGTATGCAGGCTGTATTTCTCCAACTGAAGGCTGAAATAAAATACCACATCACAGAGAATTAATATGAGTCAGCACTCTAACAATGAAGTGCAGTTCAGCTTCATTACCTAAAAATAAACCTGATTCCAACCAAGTCTTTGAGGACAAAATTATGGCTAATATCACTCTTTCGGAACTAAATGTTGCTGGTTCTCAACTATTCCACGATTCTGAAAGCTTTCTTAATGATTTGAGTGATGTTGACATGAGTGCTGCATACGGTGGAAATAACCCTAATTCTTATGACTACGGTTATGGCTCTGATTCCTATATCAGTGTATTTAATAAACTGATTGAGGGATTTGTGGATGTCTATGCTATTCAGCATATTTTTAGCCTAGCTAAATCATTTAGTAAGTCTGATTACTAATAAGTTTATTTTACTACTCTGCTAGATGGCTCTCATGGATTGGAACGTAAAAATCAAATCCAAGAGAGTCAGCTATATCTGTTCTGGGAATGATGAAATGGCCAAGATTATCATTACTGATTTAAGTCCTCTTGACTTAGACAGCTACCTGACTGAAGTAAATGAACTAGATTCTCTATTTATATATGGTGGGGAATCGGAATTGCAGCAACTTCTGAATTTTGCTTATATATTCTTGAATTTTGTCCTATCTACTTATGCAATCTACAGTATTTCATCAATAGCAAAATCCTTCAAAATTCCTCATCCTAAATCTACCTATTCGGTGTTTAAGTTATTTTAATTGTTGCATCACAATTGAGACGGTGATCATAGAAATCATAGTTAATCTTTGCAAAAACTCTCCACATCTAAGACTATGGCATTTTTATTAAGCTCTCAAAATGTATTGGAATACTTGCTTACAGTTGGACTTTGTTCTCAAGCAGAACAGTCATTAACAAAGATTGAGTTAAAACCAGCGAAAAACTTTAACTTGTTAGTGACTTTACCCGATAATCGGCAACTTTTAGTGAAACAAGAGCGCCTGAATCGAGAAGGAAAAACGGCTGGAGAATTTGTTGACGAATGGAGAGTGCATCAGTTCTTACAAACTTTTCCAGAAATTAATCATCTTCACGCTTATTGTTCAGAAGCGGTGCATTTTGATGGAGAAAATTCCATCATTGCTTTTAATTATTTGACTAACTATCGAGATTTGGCTGATTTCTATCTCAAAGAAAATGTCTTTCCTACTGAGATTGCGAAAGTGATTGGTGCAACTTTGGCATCACTTCATCGTGCTACAATTGACCATCCAGAATATGAAGCATTCTTTCAAAAAACCGAGCAAGTATCGCCACTCAAAAATCCCAATCTAAATTTAGGACTAGATAGAATTACCCCAGAAATTTTTGGCATAGTTCCAAGTGAGGGATTGAAATTTTTTGCCTTATATCAACGTTACGATAGTTTGGGGCAGGCGATCGCAGAATTGAGCCGTTCTTACACCCGCTATTGTCTGACTCATCATGACCTAAAACTGAACAATCTACTTTTATCTTTAAATTGGGAAGAAGCTGTTGCAAATAACTCTTTCGCTGGTGAAAGTATAATTCGTTTGATTGACTGGGAACGCGGAGCTTGGGGAGATCCAGCTCATGATTTAGGAATGCTGATTTCCAGCTATTTGCAATTTTGGTTGTATAGTATGACAACTAGTAAGTCAATGGCTATTGAAGAGTCATTACGCCTTGCTACAACACCCTTAGAATTACTTCAGCCTTCGATTGCGGCGCTGATGTCAACTTATTTAGCTTATTTCCCAGAAATTTTGCAGCGTCGTCCAGATTTCTTAGAAAGAGTTGTGCAATTTTGCGGTTTAGCTTTAATTATCGCCATTCAAGCCGGACTCCAGCATGAAAAAACTTTTGGAAATGTTGGAATTTGTATGCTACAAGTCGCTAAGAGTTTGCTATGTAGTCCCCAAGCATCAATGAAAACAATTTTTGGTGTAGAAGCTTTAGAACTTTTACCGTCAAGCATATATCAGAATTAGCCATCTCTAGAGAAATAAGGGAAGTTGGGAGTAGGGAGTGGGGAGTAGGTTAAATACTTTTTTGATTCATGGTTGTAAACTTCTTCATCAAAACTGCTTCCTAACTCCCGAATTCTGACTTCTGAATTCTTCAATTACAGGTAAGCTTTTATGCAAATGCTAGATTCCGTCGCCACTCAACTTGCAGAAATGCCTGAGTCATTGCAGACATCGCTACAAGATATTATTTCTCAGATTGAAATTGAGTCTGATTATTGTATTAAGCATCCAAATTACAAACCATTGCAACTGCCAGAATCAGCAATTTCCCGCTTTCAGCAATTACCTGCGACGTTAAAAAAGAAATTCTTGAGTATGCAATTGCGAGGTTTTCTTTATGGCATTTATTACAATGGCTCTTTAAAAAGTTCTCTGGCTGCTAATACAGAGACTAACACTGTAGCTTTAAATCAGAATTTGGAAAATAATACTTTGCTTGGTGTGGATGTGGCTTTTTACGATCGCCTACACGAAAGCAATCAAGGCGATGGCTATTGGTATTACAATTGGCAGGTAGTCAAAGAAAACCTTGATCATACTTTGGCAGTTCAAAAAGATGGTTTAACTCTGCATATTGAACGCAGTCGTCATTTATTACCCCAGCATCAATCTGCTACTGTGGGTAAGTATGTTGCAATCAAAATGCCTAAAAATTTGGTACAGAATGGATTTTATATGGCGGTGGCGAACGCTGGAACTGCCACAAATCGAGAAAGATTGGTGCGTGTTTACTTTAATGTCACTCCCGAAGGTGCGGTTGCAGTTATGCAGACTTTGACTACGCAACTCAATTTTCTAGAGATTCCTTTCTCATTGAAAGCCTTATACAATCCTTCCGATTACGAACGTTACGATTCCGCAGTATTTTACTTTGATAAAAAAGATTATGAGGCAGTTCATCCAGTGTTAGAGAGGGTGTATGTCGAATGTCAGTCTTATTTTCAACCGGAAGTACCTTTATTTACTAAGTTTATGGCACCGGGGTTAGCGATCGCAGAAGAACCAAACCGCAGATTTGCTGAACAAGAAAGTTTTGGGACACATCGTTGTCAAATTATCGCTAATGGTTTGCTGGATGCTTGGGAGCAAGGTGATGAAACACCAGCCCATCGCCTCACAGCAATTCTCGAACAATTTTCCCTATTCCAAGTGGAATTACAACGCCCTTATTTAAATGCTAATTCTGCGGATATATATACACCTTTCTCTTTAGCGTAATTCTAAGATGATGTCTGAGAAAAATTAAATATTTCTCTAGATCCCCCCTAGCCTTAAAAAGGGGGTAATTTTCTTCAAGCCCCCCTTTTTAGGAGGATCTATTATTCTTAAATACAACACCAGAAAGTTTTCATACATCCTCTAATAACACTCTTCAAGAAATCCCCGAATTCTTTGAAAACTCGGGGATTTAAAAATTTCATAATTAAGCAGGTCTTGGTAAATTTTGGGATGTTGGAGAATTATTTGGGAGCTTTGTCACTATTTCTAAATTAGCAATTTGTTGTTGTAACCAGTTGCTAAAAAACTCTCCGATAATTTGCAGACGTAGTTGCTCATTTAATTGCGGTTGAATAATCTCCTCAACAGCAATTATATGCACTCCTTTGGGTGTGACAATTGGCTTAATAATTTGTGGCGGAGTCGCAGCAAACACAGCAGCAGCGATTTCTGGTCTTAAGTCGGCGCGGGTGCGGATTCCTTGATAACCTCCAGCCCGACGAATTTCAGGATTTTCGATATATTGACGGGCAATTTCTTGAAAACTGATTTCATCTTCTTGCAGTGCATAAAATATCTCTAATGCTAAGTCTTCATCATCAAAAATGACTTCATAAATTGCTGCGGCATAATATTCAAATTGACGAGCATAAAAATAAGGCTCGACTTTTTCAGCAAATAAATGATTCGCTAATTTTGTAGATAAAATATTGGCTTTAGCGATTTCTTCAAAATCATCTAAAGAAAGATGATATCTTTCTAGCCAAGCCCAAGTGTCTTCCGCTCTGAGGAGTTTATTGGCCAAACGCATACTATCTGCGGCTTGTTGTAGTTCTTCAACTTCGACGGTAATTCCAAGTTTTTCGACTGTTTCAGCAATAATTTTCTGAGTGGCGATCGCATCTAATATACTAGGAACTTGACAAGACAATTTGATGTATTCAATAATGTCTTCCACAGCAATATTTAATAGCTTTGCCATAATTAATTCCTCCACTAATTCTGATTAGTGTTTTATGGGGCGTATCGAAGTTAATCGCATATCTATATATGTTGGCTAGCAAGAGTATTTCTTATCTCTATCTAGTGGAAGTTTCGCCTGCTAATTAATATTTTCTGTTAGACATAAAAATTCAGATACCCGACTTCTTGAAGAAGTCGGGTATCTAAATGTCACACATAAAATGAAAAGTAAAATTAGGGCAGACTATCAAAGCCTACCCTATTAAAAATCAAGATACATGATTTTATAGCAATACTAAATCCTCTCTGCCTTGTCTCCCTTGTTTTCCTTATCTCCCTTATCCCTTTTATTCACATTTCAAAACAAAGGAGCCATAATCATTACAGTTCTAATCCGCCTTTTTGCAATTTCTTAAATGGATCTAAGATAAAGTCGATGACACGACGCTGACGAATAATTACTTCAGCATTTGCTGTTTGACCAGGTGTTAAGATAATGCGTTTATCACCAGCTTGGATATAGTTTTTATCTAAGACAATATCCAATTCATAGGTTTCGATAGTGGCTTTGCCTTCGCTATCAGTTTGGATTTTCGAGCTAGGTGAAATCCAATGAACGCGCCCTTGGACAACTCCATAATCTTGGAAGGGATAAGCATCAAATTTGACTTTGACAGGCATACCGACTTTCAAGAAGCCACTTTGTTGACTGGGCATTTGGGCTTTGATAATCAACTCACTATTCTTAGGTGCTATTTGGGCGACGATTTGTCCGGCTTCGACTACGGGGCCTGGTTTGGTGACTGGTAATTCAAAGATTGTGCCATCAATTGGCGATCGCACTACACGCTGCTGTAATTGCAGTTTGAGTGAGGTAATCTGACTCTTGGTTTGGGCAATTTCTGATTGCAGGGTAGTAATTTGGTTCTGCATATCTTTGAGTTGTTCTTGGCTTTTCAGCAGCGCCAGTCTCCCGGCTTGCACTACGCCTTGATAGCTACTTTGCTGTTCTTCTAGGCGCAGTTTGGCTTGCTGAATATCTGCCCAAGCTTGACTCATAATGGATTGATAGCGGGTAACTTCCTCCTTTAAACTTAATTCTGATTGTGTGAGTTCGGCGCTTGCTTGTTCTCGCAAGCGTTGACTTTCTTCGGCAATTTTTTCTAATTCCACTACTTTAACTTGCGCGATCGCACCTTCGTTTAAAAGTTGACGATAGCGGTCAACTTCTGATACATCTCGATTAAAACGACTGTGAGCTAATTTTTGGTCAATCCGTGTGGAATTAATTTTCTGTCTAGCCTGTTCTACAGTGGCGAGTTTTTCTAGTCTTTGCAGGTTATAGCTGCTGATTTTAGCATCGAGATTTTGTTGTGCTTGGTTAACTTGGGCAACTTTTTCTAAGGCTTGGGCTTGGTTTTGTTGTTCTTGAATGTTAATCGCCAGCATCAGTTGATTTTTGAGTAATTCCAACTGTGATAGCCGAGTGTTTAACCCTTCTAGTTTCGTTTGTGTTTGTTGCAAATCTGTTTGCAACACATCCGAGTCTAACTGCATCAAAACCTGTCCAGCTTTCACCGTCGCGCCTTCTTGGACATTGACGGCTTTGACTGCACCTGTAACCGGAACGCCCAATTTTTGCGTTGCACCTTTGGGTTCTAAACGTCCTCTAGCAGAGCCTGTTTCGTCTACTTTAGCGAGCATTGTCCAAGGGATCACAATGGCTGCAAAGGCGACTAGCAAGTACAACATTGAACGTGTCCAGAGCTTGGGTAAAGCATCTAAAAGTTCTTCTGTACCGTAATACCAATCATTAATTTCAGTTGTCTTGATTGATTCATCGACAACTACATCAGAATCATCAAACTGGCGAAGTTCATTTTGCTGTGGTTGAGTAAGTATGGATGAGAAATCGGAATAAGAATTTGGCATAGGTAATTCAACAGTTTACTGTTGACTGTTAACTGTTCATGTGCAAATTTCCCAGATGCTCAATTTGATTTAGGACTTATAAAGGTCAGGATTTGTTTAGATTGGGTGTAGGGGTATAGGGGTGTGGGGTGTAGGAGAAGAGTACTAATTTATAACTATTTCATGGTCGTTTTTATTCTTTCCCTTATACCCCTAACCCCTTACACCGCTATACCCCTACAGACTTCATGATCAGTCTTTCACTGAACAAGAGATAAGTCCTATGTTTGCGCCAGTTGTTGCTGGTTGAGATAAAAATAATGACCTTTTCTGGCAATTAATTCGTCGTGAGTGCCACTTTCAACTAATAAGCCGCGATCTAATACCAGAATTAAGTCTGCGTGACGCACGGTGGAAAGGCGATGAGCAATGATTAAACTTGTGCGTCCTTTGAGGATGGTTGTCAGGTTATTTTGAATGATGCGTTCAGATTCAGCGTCGAGGTGACTGGTGGCTTCATCTAATAATAATAAACGCGGATTACCTAATAAAGCACGAGCGATCGCAATTCTTTGTCGCTGTCCACCAGATAACATGCCGCCACCTTCACCAATTTGAGTTTCGTAACCCATTGGTAACTGTTTAATGAAGTCATCTGCACCTGCTAAACGCGCCGCTTGGATAATTTCTTCTAAGTTAGCTTCGGGGTGAGCAATGCTGATATTTTCGCGGATTGTCCCGCCGAATAAAAAGGTGTCTTGATCAACAACTCCAATTTGAGAACGCAGCGATCGCAAAGATATACTAGTCACATCGTGAGCGTCAACTAAAACTTTACCATCTGTCGGCGGATATAACCCCAAAATCAATTTAGATAAGGTAGTTTTGCCCGAACCACTCCGCCCTACTACAGCCACGGTTTGTTGGGGTTTAATTTCAAAACTGAGATTTTCTAAGACATTAATATCACTATCTGGATGATAGCGAAAGGTGACATTTTCAAACTTAATATGTCCTTGCAATCTGGATAAAGTCTGCCGGGGATGGTGTTGTAAATCTTCTTCTGGTTCGGCTTCTAAAACATCATTAATGCGCTCAGTCGCAATCATTACTTCTTGTACTTGATTCCACAACACCACCAATCTTTGAAAAGGGCGAATAATATTACCCAAAAGCATATTAAAAGCTACTAATTGCCCGATTGTCAGTTGATGTTGAATTACCAATGATGCCCCAAACCACAATAAACCTGTACTAACCACGGTTTCAATTGTGGCACTAAAAATTTGCAGTTGATTGCCGACAATTTGCCCGCTAAATGTCTTTTTAATCAAATTATTCAAGAGTTCTTCCCAATGCCAACGAACTGTTTGCTCAATGGACATCGAGCGAATTGAACGAATCCCCGTGAGAGATTGAATTAAATAACTGTTTTCGTTGGCAGTGGCGGTAAATACTTCACGACTAATGCGGCGGAGAAAAGGTGTAGCCACCAGCGCCAACAGCATAAACGGTGGGACAATACATAAGCTGAGTAAAGCCATTGATGGGCTGTACCAAAACATCAACCCGACATAAATAAATACTGTCAGTAAGTCTAAAGTGATTGATAAAGCTTCTCCAGTCAAAAAACGCTGAATTTTTTGATTTTCTTGGACGCGAGAAACAATATCACCAACATAACGTGATTCAAAAAATGCCAGAGGTAAACGAAAGGTATGTTTGATAAATCCTACCAATAAAGATAAGCTAATCCGATTGGCTGTGTGGTCTAAAAGATATTGTCGCAGTCCATTGATAGCAACGCGGAATAATCCAAAAATCAGTAACCCTAAACCCACAGCATTTAATGTCAGGTTGCTTCCTTGAACAATGACTCTATCTAAAAGTAACTGCGTAAATAAAGGTGTCACTAATCCAAATACCTGAATAAATACCGAAGCAGTGAACACTTCTAACAGCACTCGCCAATGGGGTTTAACTAAATCAAAAAACTGCCAAAATTGCAGATTTTCTTCTTCAGTTTCTTTGAGTAAAGTTGTGGGTTGGAGTAATAAAGCGTAACCAGTCCATCCAGCTTTAAATTCGCCGACTGTCAGAGTGCGTTGCCCGATCGCCGGATCACCAATAATTACCCTTTTTTTGGTAATCTCATAAACAACTACGTAATGCTTACCTTCCCAATGGGCGATCGCAGGTAGAGTTTGTTGTGCCAGTTTATCTAAACTCGCTTTCACCGGACGAGTCGCAAAACCCACACTCTCAGCAGCAGCTGTCAAACCTCTCAGGGAAGCACCACCACGACTCACATTCGCTAACTCTCGCAGTCGATTAATACTTAAACGCTTACCCCAATAGCGACTCACCATCACCAAGCAAGCTGCACCACAATCTGCGGCACTTTGTTGTTCAAAAAAAGGATACCGCTTCGTCAATTTTCCCCACACATGAGTTGCCCGCACCTTCGGGTTAGGAAAATAAGCTTGACGCTGCTTCTTGGGCTTCGGCGGTGATAGGGACTGAGAAATTCCTTCTCCCCTACCCCCTGCCCCCTGCCCCCTGCCTTCCTCTTCCCTCCTGCCTGCTGTACCGGCAAAGCGGTGACGTTGTACAATCTGGCAGATATTTACGCCGACAAAGGGGAAGTGGATGAAGCGATCGCACTTTTCAATCAGTCTTTGGAAATATTTGAACGTATTGGTGATGTCCGAGGCAAAGCAGCGACGTTGCACCAACTGGGAATGATCTACGCTAACAAAGGGGAAGTGGATTAA encodes the following:
- a CDS encoding dihydroorotase translates to MTELLQQVRVIDPVAGTDQIADVLIADGHIQAVAAQISEIGTDTQVRDCQGLVLGTGLVDLYSHSGEPGFEDRETLSSLLQAAAAGGFTRIGILPDTSPAIDHPALVAQLQKMRSASPLLPCSSAPLLNIWGAVTLDVAGKQMTELADLAAAGVVGFTDSHPLDNLGLVRRVLEYVQPLGKPVAFWPCDRQLTSNGVMREGVDALRFGLPPVPASAETTAIASLLELVAATGNLQVHIMRVSTARSVELIAAAKAAGLPITASTTWMHLLLDTTSIQSYDTSLHLAPPLGNPSDLKALREGVRTGVIDAIAIDHAAYTYEEKVQAFAEAPAGAVGLELALPLLWQNLVVTGEFTALELWQALSTNPAKCLAQELSTLTANQKAELTLFDPSQTWKIERKNLHTLSSNTPWLGQELQGRVLQIWC
- a CDS encoding T3SS effector HopA1 family protein yields the protein MQMLDSVATQLAEMPESLQTSLQDIISQIEIESDYCIKHPNYKPLQLPESAISRFQQLPATLKKKFLSMQLRGFLYGIYYNGSLKSSLAANTETNTVALNQNLENNTLLGVDVAFYDRLHESNQGDGYWYYNWQVVKENLDHTLAVQKDGLTLHIERSRHLLPQHQSATVGKYVAIKMPKNLVQNGFYMAVANAGTATNRERLVRVYFNVTPEGAVAVMQTLTTQLNFLEIPFSLKALYNPSDYERYDSAVFYFDKKDYEAVHPVLERVYVECQSYFQPEVPLFTKFMAPGLAIAEEPNRRFAEQESFGTHRCQIIANGLLDAWEQGDETPAHRLTAILEQFSLFQVELQRPYLNANSADIYTPFSLA
- a CDS encoding HlyD family efflux transporter periplasmic adaptor subunit, which gives rise to MPNSYSDFSSILTQPQQNELRQFDDSDVVVDESIKTTEINDWYYGTEELLDALPKLWTRSMLYLLVAFAAIVIPWTMLAKVDETGSARGRLEPKGATQKLGVPVTGAVKAVNVQEGATVKAGQVLMQLDSDVLQTDLQQTQTKLEGLNTRLSQLELLKNQLMLAINIQEQQNQAQALEKVAQVNQAQQNLDAKISSYNLQRLEKLATVEQARQKINSTRIDQKLAHSRFNRDVSEVDRYRQLLNEGAIAQVKVVELEKIAEESQRLREQASAELTQSELSLKEEVTRYQSIMSQAWADIQQAKLRLEEQQSSYQGVVQAGRLALLKSQEQLKDMQNQITTLQSEIAQTKSQITSLKLQLQQRVVRSPIDGTIFELPVTKPGPVVEAGQIVAQIAPKNSELIIKAQMPSQQSGFLKVGMPVKVKFDAYPFQDYGVVQGRVHWISPSSKIQTDSEGKATIETYELDIVLDKNYIQAGDKRIILTPGQTANAEVIIRQRRVIDFILDPFKKLQKGGLEL
- a CDS encoding phosphotransferase yields the protein MAFLLSSQNVLEYLLTVGLCSQAEQSLTKIELKPAKNFNLLVTLPDNRQLLVKQERLNREGKTAGEFVDEWRVHQFLQTFPEINHLHAYCSEAVHFDGENSIIAFNYLTNYRDLADFYLKENVFPTEIAKVIGATLASLHRATIDHPEYEAFFQKTEQVSPLKNPNLNLGLDRITPEIFGIVPSEGLKFFALYQRYDSLGQAIAELSRSYTRYCLTHHDLKLNNLLLSLNWEEAVANNSFAGESIIRLIDWERGAWGDPAHDLGMLISSYLQFWLYSMTTSKSMAIEESLRLATTPLELLQPSIAALMSTYLAYFPEILQRRPDFLERVVQFCGLALIIAIQAGLQHEKTFGNVGICMLQVAKSLLCSPQASMKTIFGVEALELLPSSIYQN
- a CDS encoding peptidylprolyl isomerase, coding for MAKLLNIAVEDIIEYIKLSCQVPSILDAIATQKIIAETVEKLGITVEVEELQQAADSMRLANKLLRAEDTWAWLERYHLSLDDFEEIAKANILSTKLANHLFAEKVEPYFYARQFEYYAAAIYEVIFDDEDLALEIFYALQEDEISFQEIARQYIENPEIRRAGGYQGIRTRADLRPEIAAAVFAATPPQIIKPIVTPKGVHIIAVEEIIQPQLNEQLRLQIIGEFFSNWLQQQIANLEIVTKLPNNSPTSQNLPRPA